A part of Aegilops tauschii subsp. strangulata cultivar AL8/78 chromosome 2, Aet v6.0, whole genome shotgun sequence genomic DNA contains:
- the LOC109753048 gene encoding uncharacterized protein, protein MAAPRELDLSDEVEGVMDGTIDFVFRLVGDPIPLLPSASAPLPLFDLQSPPARPLAVSDLHAAVFLAHPNGFIAARTKALIEASKEAREKGKASTRCAQDCCVTDVPLPGVTLLALSRDQSVLAACTGSEIQFFSATSLLTDKDIKPSSSCSMGRSGTVKDFKWLDNASIVLSNGGLLSHGSLGQGLKDVDAVDCSKDGNHIAVARKNSLRILTPDLKETCCMALLFQLWPDSDSEGTDIKVDSIGWVRDDSIVVGCVRLNEESNEEDYLVKVIRSGGDTFFESSSKPVVLRCDVSRGIRNDILPSGVGPNLLLGYLHRWDLLVVTNKKSTDDHISLLKWPSRTDEERTVVYLEMVEDRYSPRIDLQENDDDNVILGFGVENVSLFQKITVLVGPEQKEVAPQHLLLCLTSEGKLIIYYLARISDPSDLPQTSLSTIEDSNVDKQISPATVSNKDLTPSVTSSSAKSLLARPGTMATHDSSKAKKTRPEESCRKLLSAVLEKYNVECENYDDDLIIYSKDSDVILRIEKTLSAPPDCDKPTDYNKLIEELQTVTKRMVARKYARERDVLVKNLLLAIDKISHFESDIPFVDKQNKDAALQAKDWLLNKQREQKSVSIYEDAVLKCTALDNWIKRLELDQTTEGSLLQDSSTSSSGYEELPEGSSVEEQTNKFPPRSVPTGETLLEIFRVETNLALIKTILVYDYKGAALVYKSKQGDKSRFRRRCSNWLSKHTKKTRSDFIDSLTLTGPTRPMTADGECWVIKLDVPAESSFGVEDPELCDKLFKATLPLSSDYIDRPRCSLLSIRGGVVNISSITFSNALRCTVRFILDRRVDVSAKQFYIRGELTLSVEDYDVKFTLFRSQFPKVTARILSETKVEIPLLRDVLSLPVGARVHVGGILKLRRGKVLVDDHLILDKETVEAEWPVIPLNGVASPSHLKACLSIALCDYI, encoded by the exons ATGGCGGCGCCCCGCGAGCTGGACCTCTCCGACGAGGTCGAGGGCGTGATGGACGGCACCATCGACTTCGTCTTCCGCCTCGTCGGCGACCCCATCCCCCTCCTACCCTCCGCCTCCGCCCCGCTCCCCCTCTTCGACCTCCAGTCCCCTCCCGCGCGCCCGCTCGCCGTCTCCGACCTCCACGCCGCCGTCTTCCTCGCTCACCCCAACG GGTTTATCGCCGCGAGGACGAAGGCGTTGATCGAGGCCAGCAAGGAGGCCAGGGAGAAGGGCAAGGCGAGCACCCGCTGCGCCCAGGACTGCTGCGTCACCGACGTGCCCCTCCCCGGCGTCACTCTCCTAGCGCTCTCCCGCGACCAGTCCGTGCTAGCTGCCTGCACGGGCAGTGAGATCCAGTTCTTCTCGGCTACTTCCTTGCTCACTGATAAG GATATCAAGCCGTCATCATCATGTAGCATGGGACGATCTGGCACTGTCAAAGATTTCAAATGGCTAGATAATGCCTCTATTGTACTCTCAAATGGTGGATTGCTATCTCATGGGAGTTTGGGGCAAGGCCTGAAGGATGTTGATGCTG TTGACTGTTCCAAGGACGGGAACCATATTGCTGTGGCAAGAAAGAATTCACTCAGGATATTAACACCAGATTTGAAGGAAACATGTTGCATGGCCCTCTTGTTTCAGTTGTGGCCTGATAGTGATTCAGAGGGCACTGACATCAAAG tGGATTCCATTGGGTGGGTTCGCGATGATAGCATTGTTGTCGGTTGTGTTCGATTGAATGAAGAAAGCAATGAAGAGGATTATCTGGTAAAAGTTATAAGAAGTGGAGGAGATACATTTTTCGAG AGCTCAAGCAAGCCAGTTGTTCTTAGGTGTGATGTTTCCAGAGGCATAAGGAATGATATTTTACCATCTGGAGTTGGACCAAATCTGCTATTGGGCTATCTGCATCGCTG GGATCTCCTGGTTGTTACAAATAAAAAGAGCACTGATGACCACATTTCTCTTTTGAAATGGCCGTCCAGAACTGATGAGGAAAGAACTGTGGTATACCTCGAAATGGTGGAGGATAGATATAGTCCTAGAATTGATCTGCAAG AAAATGACGATGACAATGTTATATTGGGGTTTGGTGTGGAGAATGTTTCATTATTTCAGAAGATCACAGTACTGGTTGGACCTGAACAGAAGGAGGTTGCCCCTCAACATCTTCTACTTTGTTTGACTAGTGAAGGGAAACTAATTATTTATTATCTTGCCAG GATTTCTGACCCTTCCGATTTACCTCAAACAAGTCTGTCTACCATTGAGGATAGTAATGTGGATAAACAAATTTCTCCTGCAACTGTGTCTAATAAGGATCTGACTCCAAGTGTTACAAGTTCAAGCGCCAAGAGTCTGCTCGCAAGACCAGGGACGATGGCCACGCACGACAGCAGCAAG GCGAAGAAAACAAGACCGGAGGAATCTTGTAGAAAATTGTTAAGCGCCGTCCTGGAAAAATACAATGTTGAGTGTGAAAATTACGATGATGACCTCATTATCTATTCTAAAGACTCTGATGTTATATTGAGAATTGAGAAGACGCTGAGTGCACCTCCTGATTGCGATAAACCAACCGACTACAACAAATTGATCGAAGAGCTGCAAACG GTAACCAAGAGAATGGTTGCACGGAAATATGCACGTGAGAGAGATGTTCTGGTGAAGAATTTGCTGTTGGCAATAGATAAGATCTCTCACTTTGAGTCAGATATACCGTTTGTCGACAAGCAAAATAAG GATGCAGCTTTGCAAGCAAAAGACTGGCTTTTGAACAAGCAGAGGGAGCAGAAGTCGGTCTCAATATATGAAGATGCTGTCCTAAAGTGTACTGCTTTAGACAACTGGATTAAGAGGCTAGAATTAGATCAAACAACTGAAGG GTCATTACTACAGGATTCTTCGACGTCTTCAAGTGGATACGAGGAGTTGCCAGAGGGGAGTTCGGTTGAGGAACAAACGAATAAATTTCCCCCAAGATCAGTTCCTACAGGGGAGACTCTTCTTGAAATTTTTAGAGTAGAGACAAACTTGGCCTTGATAAAGACCATCCTGGTctatgattataaaggtgctgcATTAGTCTATAAATCTAAGCAAGGGGATAAGAGCCGATTTCGTAGAAGGTGTTCCAATTGGCTGTCAAAACATACCAAGAAAACCCGTTCTGATTTCATA GATTCGCTCACTCTCACAGGCCCGACTCGGCCAATGACTGCTGACGGAGAGTGCTGGGTCATTAAACTCGACGTGCCGGCTGAGTCAAGTTTTGGGGTCGAGGACCCTGAATTGTGTGACAAACTTTTCAAAGCAACATTGCCACTGAGTTCTGATTACATTGACAGGCCCCGATGCAGCTTATTGTCTATCCGAGGTGGAGTTGTAAATATCTCGTCCATTACATTTAGCAACGCCCTTCGTTGCACTGTCAGGTTTATTCTTGATCGTCGTGTCGATGTCAGTGCTAAACAGTTTTATATCCGAGGTGAACTTACATTGTCAGTTGAAGACTATGATGTGAAGTTCACGCTTTTTAGAAGTcaattcccaaaagtcactgcACGCATTCTTAGTGAGACAAAGGTTGAAATTCCATTACTTAGGGATGTCCTCTCCCTTCCTGTTGGAGCCCGGGTGCATGTAGGGGGTATTCTGAAATTGAGAAGAGGGAAAGTGCTTGTTGATGACCATCTTATCCTTGACAAGGAGACAGTAGAGGCTGAATGGCCTGTGATTCCATTGAATGGGGTTGCTTCTCCTAGTCACCTGAAGGCTTGCTTATCGATTGCATTATGTGACTACATCTAG
- the LOC141041523 gene encoding uncharacterized protein, whose translation MIKNFIMNHGMRLSMFNEFSPLKLLAIAETRFASVVIMLRRFVLVKNALQSMVISPQWDIYKADSEAASVVKEKILSDVWWSKVEYILKITEPVHEMIRVTDTDNPCVHLVYEMWDSMIEKVRKAIYEREERNLNDHEGSPLFKQVHKVLIARWTKGNNPLHCMAHSLNPRS comes from the coding sequence ATGATAAAGAATTTTATTATGAACCATGGCATGCGACTCTCAATGTTTAATGAATTCAGCCCCTTGAAGTTGCTTGCTATTGCTGAAACAAGGTTTGCCTCTGTTGTGATTATGTTGCGGCGGTTTGTTTTGGTTAAGAATGCTCTCCAGTCCATGGTAATTAGTCCTCAGTGGGATATCTACAAAGCTGATTCTGAAGCTGCAAGTGTTGTCAAAGAGAAGATACTCTCTGATGTGTGGTGGAGTAAGGTGGAATATATTCTCAAGATTACCGAACCAGTACATGAGATGATTCGTGTGACAGACACGGACAACCCATGTGTTCATCTTGTTTATGAGATGTGGGATTCCATGATTGAGAAAGTGAGGAAAGCAATATATGAAAGGGAAGAAAGGAACTTAAATGATCACGAGGGGTCCCCTTTATTCAAGCAGGTTCACAAGGTATTGATTGCTCGGTGGACAAAAGGAAATAATCCACTCCATTGTATGGCCCATTCACTCAACCCAAGGTCATAA